A genome region from Nerophis lumbriciformis linkage group LG18, RoL_Nlum_v2.1, whole genome shotgun sequence includes the following:
- the dot1l gene encoding histone-lysine N-methyltransferase, H3 lysine-79 specific isoform X5: MGEKLELKLKSPVGAEPAGYPWPLPVYDKHHDAAQEIIETIRWVCEEIPDLKLAMENYVLIDYDTKCFESMQRLCDKYNRAIDSIHQLWKGTTQPMKLNKRPSNGLLRHILQQVYNHSVTDPEKLNNYEPFSPEVYGETSFDLVAQIIDEMEMMEDDTFVDLGSGVGQVVLQVAAATNCKHYYGVEKADIPATYAETMDKEFKKWMKWYGKKHGEYTLERGDFLSEEWKERIANTSIIFVNNFAFGPEVDHQLKERFANMKEGGKIVSSKPFAPLNFRINSRNLSDIGTIMRVVELSPLRGSVSWTGKPVSYYLHTIDRTILENYFASLKNPKLREEQEVARRRHQKDTKDSKSNSTTPTKTKEQNKQDSGGEEEQPPLVTVVKAAAKPRRAKLMSKGRKLNNNSNNKKRGRPKKAAPAVDKNKKNQSALDLLHAKTLSAAPPQDAYLQPRSPFYQLPPKVQHYPANQLLLSPTPPGLQNLLDNFKVQYLQFMAYMKTPQYRSNLQQLLEQEKQKHRDLSGQAEQLHSICQAHKDKIKGLFQTKLDELGVKALTVEDLLQAQKEISAHNHQLKEQTKQLERDMALLKDHSLLLLKSRCEELKLDWGSLCLENLLKEKQALRRQISEKQRHCLELQISIVELEKSQRQQELLQLKSYSPREDSPYRKNPDACSSADMDTSKFALSSAQVLNGISPERPINGTSSPSFERPSTKIELLSRYLPISPDHDIVSAMPEARQRLQISHALPDYTRFSPAKIALRRHLNQEPTASGHLRGLGLPTHRMEMGGMNSPLGAKQSSPSPNASDTPRSTERGGKEKSPSVQGESSIKSLPISIPLSTVHPSKLPVSIPLASVVLPSRAERLRSTPSPVSQACQTNGYSSCSGLMNGGLHPEDQNGASSSPPNTNTPLAGPLSRGGPIQSPPVSTGGVLHYADGPPRMLPEDGGEECQEADSDTEPQDNELRRRIFFSSSSSSSSSSSSSGSGGSVAGGSRLHHHAGSSAKQGYHSNHGNHNHQSPGTQHSHTPAHVSSSHSAHCLASQEGRKRGRRKRGSTAAMATSGSPKRRSFPGINANNHSSGSPLNINSMVSNINQPLEISAISSPEQSSRSPARTEVDQPPVLKRERPVEVNGTGHYSSAPSSDDDDSGYPADGSSSRIERKIATISLESRDGHNRIGENERGRKSGNSSGNSTGSEASSSSSLSSTSKWKSTFSPISDPKQSNSDLRQGGSPFGMGGSNRDLDSDYKQHHQQPRKCSDGELSNYPNPFLSQETGNRSGASGGTQGGSISEPRQALQKPKAPRDWELKTSSGHSSQNLFMSAAASNGGGILSGKVGASAVTVSSTGSSVGQYLGSQFPLGGTSVLQSLFGAQTGSSNAGGNTRLVNGHSGLGSFSTAGLAGGAAGGNC, encoded by the exons GATAAACACCATGATGCTGCTCAAGAAATCATCGAGACCATTCG GTGGGTGTGCGAAGAGATTCCAGACCTCAAACTGGCAATGGAAAACTATGTACTCATCGACTACGACACCAAGTG tTTTGAGAGTATGCAGAGACTGTGTGACAAATACAACAGGGCGATTGACAGCATTCACCAGCTG TGGAAAGGGACCACCCAGCCCATGAAGCTGAACAAGCGACCTTCCAACGGGCTGTTGAGACACATCCTCCAGCAGGTATACAACCATTCGGTGACCGACCCGGAGAAGCTAAACAACTATGAGCCCTTCTCCCCGGAGGTGTACGGGGAGACGTCTTTCGACCTGGTGGCTCAAATCATCgatgagatggagatgatggAGGATGACACCTTTGTTGATCTTGGCAGCG GCGTGGGTCAGGTGGTGCTGCAGGTTgctgcagcgaccaactgtaaacACTACTATGGCGTGGAAAAGGCAGATATTCCAGCAACCTATGCAGAG ACCATGGACAAAGAGTTTAAAAAGTGGATGAAATGGTACGGGAAGAAACACGGGGAATACACA CTGGAGAGGGGAGATTTTCTGTCTGAAGAATGGAAAGAACGAATTGCCAACACAAG TATTATTTTCGTGAATAACTTTGCCTTCGGGCCTGAGGTGGATCACCAGCTGAAGGAACGTTTTGCAAACATGAAGGAAG GTGGAAAAATTGTATCCTCCAAACCATTTGCACCCTTAAATTTTCGAATAAACAGCCGAAATTTGAGTG ATATAGGCACAATAATGCGTGTGGTGGAGCTCTCGCCACTGAGGGGCTCTGTGTCCTGGACTGGAAAGCCTGTTTCCTACTACTTGCATACCATAGACCGCACCATA CTTGAAAACTACTTTGCAAGTCTCAAAAATCCTAAACTCAGG GAAGAGCAAGAGGTAGCTAGGCGACGTCATCAGAAAGATACAAAGGACAGTAAAAGCAATAGTACCACGCCCACCAAAACTAAGGAACAAAACAAG CAGGACTCTGGTGGGGAGGAGGAGCAGCCTCCTTTGGTGACAGTGGTTAAGGCCGCCGCCAAACCCCGCCGAGCAAAGCTCATGTCCAAAGGTCGGAAGctgaacaacaacagcaacaacaagaaGAGAGGTCGACCCAAGAAGGCAGCACCGGCTGttgacaaaaacaagaagaaccaGAGCGCGTTGGATTTGCTGCATGCCAAGACCCTTTCTGCAGCACCCCCTCAGG ATGCATACCTGCAACCACGGAGCCCCTTTTATCAACTACCTCCTAAAGTTCAGCACTATCCAGCCAATCAACTGTTGCTGAGCCCAACTCCTCCTGGTCTGCAAAATCTGCTAG ATAACTTTAAAGTTCAATACCTCCAGTTTATGGCCTACATGAAGACTCCGCAGTACCGCTCCAACCTGCAGCAGCTTTTAGAGCAGGAGAAG CAAAAACACAGGGATTTGTCTGGACAGGCAGAGCAGCTCCATTCCATCTGCCAGGCTCACAAGGACAAAATCAAAGGTCTCTTTCAGACCAAACTCGACGAG CTGGGAGTGAAAGCTCTCACTGTGGAGGACCTGCTGCAGGCTCAGAAGGAGATATCAGCTCATAACCATCAGCTGAAAGAGCAGACAAAACAGCTCGAGAGAGACATGGCTTTGCTGAAAGACCACAGCCTGCTACTG cTGAAGTCTCGATGTGAGGAGCTGAAGCTAGATTGGGGCTCGTTGTGTCTGGAAAATCTACTAAAGGAGAAACAGGCCCTGCGGAGACAAATCTCTGAGAAGCAGAGGCACTGCTTAGAGTTGCAG ATCAGCATTGTAGAGCTGGAGAAAAGTCAAAGGCAGCAGGAGCTTCTTCAGCTCAAATCTTACAGCCCTCGTGAGGATTCACCTTATAGAAAGAACCCAGATGCCTGCTCCTCCGCAGACATGGACACCTCCAAGTTTGCACTGTCTTCTGCCCAAGTTCTTAATGGCATCAGCCCAGAAAGACCCATCAACGGCACCAGCTCGCCTTCTTTTGAGCGGCCAAGCACTAAGATTGAGCTCCTTTCACGCTATCTCCCCATCTCTCCCGACCACGACATCGTGTCTGCCATGCCTGAAGCTCGGCAGAGACTGCAGATCTCCCACGCTCTTCCTGATTACACACGCTTCTCCCCAGCCAAAATTGCCTTGCGCAGGCATCTGAACCAGGAGCCCACGGCCTCTGGCCACCTGAGAGGCCTCGGGCTGCCCACACACAG GATGGAAATGGGTGGCATGAACTCCCCTCTTGGAGCCAAGCAGAGCAGCCCGTCTCCTAATGCATCTGATACACCGAGGAGCACTGAGAGG GGTGGAAAGGAGAAGAGTCCATCTGTTCAGGGAGAAAGCAGCATCAAAAGCCTTCCAATAAGTATTCCTCTGAGCACTGTCCACCCAAGCAAACTTCCAGTCAGCATTCCACTGGCCAGTGTTGTGTTGCCTAGTCGGGCTGAGAGGCTG AGAAGTACTCCAAGCCCTGTGTCTCAGGCCTGTCAAACCAATG GATATTCATCTTGCTCAGGGCTCATGAATGGGGGTCTACACCCAGAGGATCAAAATGGTGCTTCTTCATCGcctccaaacacaaacacacctcTGGCAGGACCGCTGAGCAGAGGAGGTCCCATTCAAAGCCCCCCAGTCAGCACTGGGGGTGTTCTTCATTATGCAGACGGACCTCCTAGGATGCTTCCGGAAGATGGCGGCGAAGAATGCCAAGAAGCAGACTCTGACACGGAACCGCAGGACAATGAACTACGGAGGAGAATCTTTTTCTCCTCGTCCTCGTCgtcgtcctcctcttcctcgtcATCAGGCAGTGGAGGCAGCGTGGCCGGAGGATCACGCCTCCACCATCATGCCGGCAGCTCAGCCAAGCAGGGATACCACAGTAACCACGGCAACCACAACCACCAGTCCCCCGGCACACAGCACAGTCACACACCGGCGCACGTGTCGTCATCACACTCCGCTCACTGCCTCGCTTCTCAAGAGGGACGTAAGCGAGGGAGGCGGAAGCGCGGCTCCACAGCGGCCATGGCAACCAGCGGCTCACCTAAGAGGAGATCATTCCCTGGAATCAACGCCAACAACCACTCCTCTGGGTCACCACTCAACATCAATTCCATG GTGAGCAACATAAACCAACCCCTGGAGATCTCTGCCATCTCGTCGCCAGAGCAATCAAGCCGCAGCCCGGCCAGGACTGAAGTTGACCAACCTCCTGTCCTGAAGAGAGAGCGCCCTGTGGAAGTGAATGGTACAGGTCACTACTCCTCCGCCCCCAGCTCTGATGATGACGACTCAGGATACCCTGCTGACGGCTCCAGCTCACG AATTGAAAGAAAAATTGCTACAATTTCCTTGGAAAGCAGAGATGGACACAATAGAATAGGGGAAAATGAAAGAG GCAGGAAGTCTGGAAACAGCAGTGGTAACAGCACAGGTAGTGaggcctcctcctcctcatccttgTCCTCTACAAGCAAATGGAAGTCAACCTTTTCACCCATTTCTGACCCCAAGCAATCCAACTCAGACCTTAGACAAGGAGGATCTCCGTTTGGAATGGGAGGTTCAAACCGGGACTTAGACTCTGATTACAAACAACACCATCAGCAGCCAAGGAAGTGTAGCGATGGAGAGTTATCCAACTACCCCAACCCTTTCCTGAGTCAAGAAACTGGAAACCGCAGTGGTGCTAGCGGCGGAACCCAGGGCGGAAGCATTTCTGAGCCGCGCCAGGCTCTACAGAAACCGAAGGCCCCTCGCGATTGGGAGCTAAAGACCAGCAGTGGCCACTCCAGTCAGAACCTCTTCATGTCTGCTGCCGCCAGCAATGGAGGGGGCATTCTAAGTGGGAAAGTTGGGGCCAGCGCTGTCACAGTTTCCTCGACAGGATCCTCTGTGGGTCAGTACCTAGGTTCACAGTTTCCACTGGGAGGGACCTCGGTCCTACAGTCACTGTTCGGCGCCCAAACAGGAAGCTCCAATGCAGGCGGGAACACACGACTGGTCAACGGACATTCTGGCCTTGGGAGTTTCTCTACCGCTGGGCTGGCAGGTGGAGCAGCAGGAG
- the dot1l gene encoding histone-lysine N-methyltransferase, H3 lysine-79 specific isoform X6 translates to MGEKLELKLKSPVGAEPAGYPWPLPVYDKHHDAAQEIIETIRWVCEEIPDLKLAMENYVLIDYDTKCFESMQRLCDKYNRAIDSIHQLWKGTTQPMKLNKRPSNGLLRHILQQVYNHSVTDPEKLNNYEPFSPEVYGETSFDLVAQIIDEMEMMEDDTFVDLGSGVGQVVLQVAAATNCKHYYGVEKADIPATYAETMDKEFKKWMKWYGKKHGEYTLERGDFLSEEWKERIANTSIIFVNNFAFGPEVDHQLKERFANMKEGGKIVSSKPFAPLNFRINSRNLSDIGTIMRVVELSPLRGSVSWTGKPVSYYLHTIDRTILENYFASLKNPKLREEQEVARRRHQKDTKDSKSNSTTPTKTKEQNKQDSGGEEEQPPLVTVVKAAAKPRRAKLMSKGRKLNNNSNNKKRGRPKKAAPAVDKNKKNQSALDLLHAKTLSAAPPQDAYLQPRSPFYQLPPKVQHYPANQLLLSPTPPGLQNLLDNFKVQYLQFMAYMKTPQYRSNLQQLLEQEKQKHRDLSGQAEQLHSICQAHKDKIKGLFQTKLDELGVKALTVEDLLQAQKEISAHNHQLKEQTKQLERDMALLKDHSLLLLKSRCEELKLDWGSLCLENLLKEKQALRRQISEKQRHCLELQISIVELEKSQRQQELLQLKSYSPREDSPYRKNPDACSSADMDTSKFALSSAQVLNGISPERPINGTSSPSFERPSTKIELLSRYLPISPDHDIVSAMPEARQRLQISHALPDYTRFSPAKIALRRHLNQEPTASGHLRGLGLPTHRMEMGGMNSPLGAKQSSPSPNASDTPRSTERGGKEKSPSVQGESSIKSLPISIPLSTVHPSKLPVSIPLASVVLPSRAERLRSTPSPVSQACQTNGYSSCSGLMNGGLHPEDQNGASSSPPNTNTPLAGPLSRGGPIQSPPVSTGGVLHYADGPPRMLPEDGGEECQEADSDTEPQDNELRRRIFFSSSSSSSSSSSSSGSGGSVAGGSRLHHHAGSSAKQGYHSNHGNHNHQSPGTQHSHTPAHVSSSHSAHCLASQEGRKRGRRKRGSTAAMATSGSPKRRSFPGINANNHSSGSPLNINSMVSNINQPLEISAISSPEQSSRSPARTEVDQPPVLKRERPVEVNGTGHYSSAPSSDDDDSGYPADGSSSRIERKIATISLESRDGHNRIGENERGRKSGNSSGNSTGSEASSSSSLSSTSKWKSTFSPISDPKQSNSDLRQGGSPFGMGGSNRDLDSDYKQHHQQPRKCSDGELSNYPNPFLSQETGNRSGASGGTQGGSISEPRQALQKPKAPRDWELKTSSGHSSQNLFMSAAASNGGGILSGKVGASAVTVSSTGSSVGSSNAGGNTRLVNGHSGLGSFSTAGLAGGAAGGNC, encoded by the exons GATAAACACCATGATGCTGCTCAAGAAATCATCGAGACCATTCG GTGGGTGTGCGAAGAGATTCCAGACCTCAAACTGGCAATGGAAAACTATGTACTCATCGACTACGACACCAAGTG tTTTGAGAGTATGCAGAGACTGTGTGACAAATACAACAGGGCGATTGACAGCATTCACCAGCTG TGGAAAGGGACCACCCAGCCCATGAAGCTGAACAAGCGACCTTCCAACGGGCTGTTGAGACACATCCTCCAGCAGGTATACAACCATTCGGTGACCGACCCGGAGAAGCTAAACAACTATGAGCCCTTCTCCCCGGAGGTGTACGGGGAGACGTCTTTCGACCTGGTGGCTCAAATCATCgatgagatggagatgatggAGGATGACACCTTTGTTGATCTTGGCAGCG GCGTGGGTCAGGTGGTGCTGCAGGTTgctgcagcgaccaactgtaaacACTACTATGGCGTGGAAAAGGCAGATATTCCAGCAACCTATGCAGAG ACCATGGACAAAGAGTTTAAAAAGTGGATGAAATGGTACGGGAAGAAACACGGGGAATACACA CTGGAGAGGGGAGATTTTCTGTCTGAAGAATGGAAAGAACGAATTGCCAACACAAG TATTATTTTCGTGAATAACTTTGCCTTCGGGCCTGAGGTGGATCACCAGCTGAAGGAACGTTTTGCAAACATGAAGGAAG GTGGAAAAATTGTATCCTCCAAACCATTTGCACCCTTAAATTTTCGAATAAACAGCCGAAATTTGAGTG ATATAGGCACAATAATGCGTGTGGTGGAGCTCTCGCCACTGAGGGGCTCTGTGTCCTGGACTGGAAAGCCTGTTTCCTACTACTTGCATACCATAGACCGCACCATA CTTGAAAACTACTTTGCAAGTCTCAAAAATCCTAAACTCAGG GAAGAGCAAGAGGTAGCTAGGCGACGTCATCAGAAAGATACAAAGGACAGTAAAAGCAATAGTACCACGCCCACCAAAACTAAGGAACAAAACAAG CAGGACTCTGGTGGGGAGGAGGAGCAGCCTCCTTTGGTGACAGTGGTTAAGGCCGCCGCCAAACCCCGCCGAGCAAAGCTCATGTCCAAAGGTCGGAAGctgaacaacaacagcaacaacaagaaGAGAGGTCGACCCAAGAAGGCAGCACCGGCTGttgacaaaaacaagaagaaccaGAGCGCGTTGGATTTGCTGCATGCCAAGACCCTTTCTGCAGCACCCCCTCAGG ATGCATACCTGCAACCACGGAGCCCCTTTTATCAACTACCTCCTAAAGTTCAGCACTATCCAGCCAATCAACTGTTGCTGAGCCCAACTCCTCCTGGTCTGCAAAATCTGCTAG ATAACTTTAAAGTTCAATACCTCCAGTTTATGGCCTACATGAAGACTCCGCAGTACCGCTCCAACCTGCAGCAGCTTTTAGAGCAGGAGAAG CAAAAACACAGGGATTTGTCTGGACAGGCAGAGCAGCTCCATTCCATCTGCCAGGCTCACAAGGACAAAATCAAAGGTCTCTTTCAGACCAAACTCGACGAG CTGGGAGTGAAAGCTCTCACTGTGGAGGACCTGCTGCAGGCTCAGAAGGAGATATCAGCTCATAACCATCAGCTGAAAGAGCAGACAAAACAGCTCGAGAGAGACATGGCTTTGCTGAAAGACCACAGCCTGCTACTG cTGAAGTCTCGATGTGAGGAGCTGAAGCTAGATTGGGGCTCGTTGTGTCTGGAAAATCTACTAAAGGAGAAACAGGCCCTGCGGAGACAAATCTCTGAGAAGCAGAGGCACTGCTTAGAGTTGCAG ATCAGCATTGTAGAGCTGGAGAAAAGTCAAAGGCAGCAGGAGCTTCTTCAGCTCAAATCTTACAGCCCTCGTGAGGATTCACCTTATAGAAAGAACCCAGATGCCTGCTCCTCCGCAGACATGGACACCTCCAAGTTTGCACTGTCTTCTGCCCAAGTTCTTAATGGCATCAGCCCAGAAAGACCCATCAACGGCACCAGCTCGCCTTCTTTTGAGCGGCCAAGCACTAAGATTGAGCTCCTTTCACGCTATCTCCCCATCTCTCCCGACCACGACATCGTGTCTGCCATGCCTGAAGCTCGGCAGAGACTGCAGATCTCCCACGCTCTTCCTGATTACACACGCTTCTCCCCAGCCAAAATTGCCTTGCGCAGGCATCTGAACCAGGAGCCCACGGCCTCTGGCCACCTGAGAGGCCTCGGGCTGCCCACACACAG GATGGAAATGGGTGGCATGAACTCCCCTCTTGGAGCCAAGCAGAGCAGCCCGTCTCCTAATGCATCTGATACACCGAGGAGCACTGAGAGG GGTGGAAAGGAGAAGAGTCCATCTGTTCAGGGAGAAAGCAGCATCAAAAGCCTTCCAATAAGTATTCCTCTGAGCACTGTCCACCCAAGCAAACTTCCAGTCAGCATTCCACTGGCCAGTGTTGTGTTGCCTAGTCGGGCTGAGAGGCTG AGAAGTACTCCAAGCCCTGTGTCTCAGGCCTGTCAAACCAATG GATATTCATCTTGCTCAGGGCTCATGAATGGGGGTCTACACCCAGAGGATCAAAATGGTGCTTCTTCATCGcctccaaacacaaacacacctcTGGCAGGACCGCTGAGCAGAGGAGGTCCCATTCAAAGCCCCCCAGTCAGCACTGGGGGTGTTCTTCATTATGCAGACGGACCTCCTAGGATGCTTCCGGAAGATGGCGGCGAAGAATGCCAAGAAGCAGACTCTGACACGGAACCGCAGGACAATGAACTACGGAGGAGAATCTTTTTCTCCTCGTCCTCGTCgtcgtcctcctcttcctcgtcATCAGGCAGTGGAGGCAGCGTGGCCGGAGGATCACGCCTCCACCATCATGCCGGCAGCTCAGCCAAGCAGGGATACCACAGTAACCACGGCAACCACAACCACCAGTCCCCCGGCACACAGCACAGTCACACACCGGCGCACGTGTCGTCATCACACTCCGCTCACTGCCTCGCTTCTCAAGAGGGACGTAAGCGAGGGAGGCGGAAGCGCGGCTCCACAGCGGCCATGGCAACCAGCGGCTCACCTAAGAGGAGATCATTCCCTGGAATCAACGCCAACAACCACTCCTCTGGGTCACCACTCAACATCAATTCCATG GTGAGCAACATAAACCAACCCCTGGAGATCTCTGCCATCTCGTCGCCAGAGCAATCAAGCCGCAGCCCGGCCAGGACTGAAGTTGACCAACCTCCTGTCCTGAAGAGAGAGCGCCCTGTGGAAGTGAATGGTACAGGTCACTACTCCTCCGCCCCCAGCTCTGATGATGACGACTCAGGATACCCTGCTGACGGCTCCAGCTCACG AATTGAAAGAAAAATTGCTACAATTTCCTTGGAAAGCAGAGATGGACACAATAGAATAGGGGAAAATGAAAGAG GCAGGAAGTCTGGAAACAGCAGTGGTAACAGCACAGGTAGTGaggcctcctcctcctcatccttgTCCTCTACAAGCAAATGGAAGTCAACCTTTTCACCCATTTCTGACCCCAAGCAATCCAACTCAGACCTTAGACAAGGAGGATCTCCGTTTGGAATGGGAGGTTCAAACCGGGACTTAGACTCTGATTACAAACAACACCATCAGCAGCCAAGGAAGTGTAGCGATGGAGAGTTATCCAACTACCCCAACCCTTTCCTGAGTCAAGAAACTGGAAACCGCAGTGGTGCTAGCGGCGGAACCCAGGGCGGAAGCATTTCTGAGCCGCGCCAGGCTCTACAGAAACCGAAGGCCCCTCGCGATTGGGAGCTAAAGACCAGCAGTGGCCACTCCAGTCAGAACCTCTTCATGTCTGCTGCCGCCAGCAATGGAGGGGGCATTCTAAGTGGGAAAGTTGGGGCCAGCGCTGTCACAGTTTCCTCGACAGGATCCTCTGTGG GAAGCTCCAATGCAGGCGGGAACACACGACTGGTCAACGGACATTCTGGCCTTGGGAGTTTCTCTACCGCTGGGCTGGCAGGTGGAGCAGCAGGAG